A window of the Sphaerobacter thermophilus DSM 20745 genome harbors these coding sequences:
- a CDS encoding sulfite exporter TauE/SafE family protein, protein MVTLGEAALLGSAGFIGGGINAVAGGGSLISFPALLAVGYPSITANVTNTVAVWPGTIGGSLAYRRELEGQRDRIVLLGITSVVGSLIGSVLLLASPARLFDQIVPFLILFACALLAVQERLALWVLRRQGDDASGERSAGVIGAQLLASIYGAYFTAGLGILILAFLGIFLRDNMQRLNALKGLLSVVINGVSALYFALFGPVVWPVAALMAVASWTGGYLGVRVARRLSPSRLRAVVLIYGVGVALWLLVT, encoded by the coding sequence ATGGTGACGCTGGGGGAGGCGGCGTTGCTCGGCAGCGCCGGCTTCATCGGCGGTGGGATCAACGCCGTCGCCGGTGGCGGATCACTGATCTCCTTCCCGGCGCTGCTGGCGGTGGGCTACCCGAGCATCACCGCGAACGTGACCAACACCGTCGCGGTCTGGCCCGGCACCATCGGCGGGTCGCTGGCCTACCGCCGCGAGCTGGAGGGCCAGCGGGACCGCATCGTCCTGCTCGGAATCACCTCGGTTGTCGGGTCGTTGATCGGGTCGGTGCTCCTCCTGGCCAGCCCGGCCCGGCTCTTCGACCAGATCGTGCCGTTCCTGATCCTGTTCGCTTGCGCGCTCCTGGCGGTGCAGGAGCGGCTGGCGCTCTGGGTGCTACGCCGCCAGGGGGACGACGCCAGCGGCGAGCGCTCCGCGGGTGTGATCGGCGCGCAGTTGCTGGCGTCCATCTATGGAGCCTATTTCACTGCCGGGCTCGGGATCCTCATCCTTGCCTTCCTCGGGATTTTCCTACGGGACAACATGCAGCGGCTGAACGCGCTGAAGGGCCTGCTCAGCGTGGTCATCAATGGAGTGTCCGCTCTGTACTTTGCCCTGTTCGGGCCCGTCGTCTGGCCGGTGGCGGCGCTGATGGCCGTGGCCAGTTGGACCGGAGGCTATCTCGGCGTGCGCGTTGCCCGGCGGCTGAGCCCGAGTCGCCTGCGGGCGGTGGTGCTGATCTACGGCGTTGGTGTCGCCCTCTGGCTGCTGGTAACCTGA